TGCTAATTAGTTTCACCGCGTGACCATAGTGCAGATTCCAATTGCAAGATGAATATCGTAATTCAAGTTCATTAGGTACAATAAGCTAAGAGTATCTATCACTTTCTTTAAcaatttaagaaaagaaaaacaagtaaaacattaaaattaaaaggcttgggagggagagagagggttTGAGTGAATAAACTCCACGTTGAAAACAAGAATCTTATATTAATATACGTGGCATTTCTCACACGAGCTCCTAAAGTTTTCACACCTTTGTTAATtcatttatgtatatatatatatgatccaACACAACTAATTTCCATATACGTGGCATTTCTCACACGAGCTCCTAAAGTTTTCACACCTTTGTTAATtcatttatgtatatatatatatatgatccaACACAACTAATTTCCCAAACAAACCCCAATTACTAACTTTATACGAACTTAGCTTCCATAATAATAACGGTGACATTAGTCAATACTCAATACCATGTTACTcaattcttcttcctccattaTTTCAAATGTTCATCTTGCCAAACATAACGAACCAGTGGAACCTCTTATTAGTAATCATAGAATTATTAACAGTTCTCGGATCCGTTGCGTGGCAACAACCACAGCCGTTGTTCCTCCAAGAAAATCAGCAAATTACCAGCCTAACCTCTGGACTTTCGACTTTTTACAGTCCTTAAAGCATGATTATTCGGTAATAATCAAGCatactttattttttacgtacacctttattattattaaccgttggagaaataattatttatatatttttattaattaatttatatttttcagatAAATAATTTCATAACCACAGAATTTTTAGGACATAACAAGTTTAGTGTTAGGTCTATCATTTTCAAAACTAAGGATTTtagtataagataaaaaaagaattatttaaaaattaacgtGATTTTCTCTTTGTATATGCAGGATTCGATATACGAGGATTTAAATGGGAATCTAAAAGAGAAAGTTAGGAGAATGATAAAGCAGAAGGAAGATAATGGAGAGATATGGCGGCATAAACTGGATCTAGTTAATGATGTGAAGAGGTTGGGTCTGAGTTACCACTTTGAGAAGGAAATAGAAGAAACACTTGATAGGTTTGTGTCTAGTAGTGGCAAATTTGTGAATACGAATAACCTGCACGAAACCGCTTTAAGCTTCAGGCTCCTAAGAGAATATGGCTATGATGTCTCAccaggtatatatatatatatataacgttgcctctctttctctttctctctctctatatatagtTGTCCGCTTCTGGGACTTCATGGGAGGACCACAAGAGAATGTAGAAAGGAATTCGAACACGACTCTCAAGTGATAAAGACATAggagatttaattattaaattgtggagtgtggagttggaattatttttatttttattttttaaaattagtagtgATAGTGATATCTGGAAAGATTAGTACGAAGAGATTATCTCATTTGGATTATAACTCATTGATATAGAATtgattttttatcataaaagaaaatttcaaagtaaacttttttttcaaacattagttaattttttaataaaaaattttaaaattttaaatatttaaaattaaaattataaattataattttaaattttaaatctttcaaaaaataattatttaaaatataattttataaaataaaaattaattaatattaatgacttaaaaagttaattatctataattcttttaatttacttcttaaaatttaaaaattaattatctgtaattttttaaattacatatcaatatatttattatttttggttaacAGATAGTCGATAATATGATGATGAGTTACTAAACTAAATAACAagttttaaccttttttttattatttagttgAAATTTAGAGATgtgatattatatattatatactagTCACgcttaaaacaacaaatcaatGGATAGTGAAACATGTTTGATAATCATGATGTAGATGTGTTTGAGAAGTTCAAGGACAAGAAAAATAACTTCAAGAAAAGCCTTACCAAAGACGTGAAAGGGATGCTGAGTCTATACGAGGCATCATTTCTTGGTTATGAAGGAGAAACAATCTTGGATGAGGCAAAATCATTCACAACCTTCCATCTCAAGAACTTAATCATCAATGATGAGAATAATGTCCTCTTAGAACAAGTGAAGCATGCATTGGAACTTCCATTGCATCATAGAATCCAAAGACTTGAAGCCAGATGGTACATTGAGGCttatgaaaaaagaagagacGCAAATAGGATATTACTTGAAGCAGCTAAATTAGATTTTAACGTTGTTCAATCAACACTTCAAAAAGACCTTCAAGAAATCTCAAGGTAATTAATATAATCACTTTAATTTATACTTCGATTTATATATATGACACTTAATTAACAATTTTCtaaaacatatttattatgtctattaaaaataattatagctataattttttattttttaattttaaacatcataaaataaaaaaatattttaattacaatatacATCTCGATCGATTATGGGTACCATAAAAACCTACTTCAATTAGTGttgttttataaattaaaataaaaatttttaaatataatttaaactcTAATTACTATAATTTAAATGAATAGAAGAAGACACATGAATAGTTAATCTCTAACATATACTTTACGCAAAAGTTTCTTTTTAGATTAgtgtaaatttttgcataaatCTTTTTATTCCTAATATCATGTTATATTTAATATGAATGATCTTATTTCTGACTAAgttaactattttatttatttgcttctAGCTAATCGATCAATAAAGATTTGcatcaattacaaaaatattattttagactAATTTTTCTGTTATCTCTTAAATATTTTGTAATGATAATATGAAGATGGTGGAAGCAAGTGGGAGTAGCCTCAAAGTTAAGCTTCAGCAGAGACAGGTTAATGGAGTGTTTCTTTTGGACTGTTGGAATGGCCTTTGAGCCTCATTTCAGTGATCTCCGTAAAGGATTAACCAAAGTCACTTCCTTCATTATAATAATCGATGATGTCTATGATGTTTATGGGACCTTGGATGAGCTTGAGCTTTTCACCGCAGCTGTAGAAAGGTTATTTATTTCTTCATCaattcttttcttaaataacCAATTGGTCAAGTATCNNNNNNNNNNNNNNNNNNNNNNNNNNNNNNNNNNNNNNNNNNNNNNNNNNNNNNNNNNNNNNNNNNNNNNNNNNNNNNNNNNNNNNNNNNNNNNNNNNNNNNNNNNNNNNNNNNNNNNNNNNNNNNNNNNNNNNNNNNNNNNNNNNNNNNNNNNNNNNNNNNNNNNNNNNNNNNNNNNNNNNNNNNNNNNNNNNNNNNNNNNNNNNNNNNNNNNNNNNNNNNNNNNNNNNNNNNNNNNNNNNNNNNNNNNNNNNNNNNNNNNNNNNNNNNNNNNNNNNNNNNNNNNNNNNNNNNNNNNNNNNNNNNNNNNNNNNNNNNNNNNNNNNNNNNNNNNNNNNNNNNNNNNNNNNNNNNNNNNNNNNNNNNNNNNNNNNNNNNNNNNNNNNNNNNNNNNNNNNNNNNNNNNNNNNNNNNNNNNNNNNNNNNNNNNNNNNNNNNNNNNNNNNNNNNNNNNNNNNNNNNNNNNNNNNNNNNNNNNNNNNNNNNNNNNNNNNNNNNNNNNNNNNNNNNNNNNNNNNNNNNNNNNNNNNNNNNNNNNNNNNNNNNNNNNNNNNNNNNNNNNNNNNNNNNNNNNNNNNNNNNNNNNNNNNNNNNNNNNNNNNNNNNNNNNNNNNNNNNNNNNNNNNNNNNNNNNNNNNNNNNNNNNNNNNNNNNNNNNNNNNNNNNNNNNNNNNNNNNNNNNNNNNNNNNNNNNNNNNNNNNNNNNNNNNNNNNNNNNNNNNNNNNNNNNNNNNNNNNNNNNNNNNNNNNNNNNNNNNNNNNNNNNNNNNNNNNNNNNNNNNNNNNNNNNNNNNNNNNNNNNNNNNNNNNNNNNNNNNNNNNNNNNNNNNNNNNNNNNNNNNNNNNNNNNNNNNNNNNNNNNNNNNNNNNNNNNNNNNNNNNNNNNNNNNNNNNNNNNNNNNNNNNNNNNNNNNNNNNNNNNNNNNNNNNNNNNNNNNNNNNNNNNNNNNNNNNNNNNNNNNNNNNNNNNNNNNNNNNNNNNNNNNNNNNNNNNNNNNNNNNNNNNNNNNNNNNNNNNNNNNNNNNNNNNNNNNNNNNNNNNNNNNNNNNNNNNNNNNNNNNNNNNNNNNNNNNNNNNNNNNNNNNNNNNNNNNNNNNNNNNNNNNNNNNNNNNNNNNNNNNNNNNNNNNNNNNNNNNNNNNNNNNNNNNNNNNNNNNNNNNNNNNNNNNNNNNNNNNNNNNNNNNNNNNNNNNNNNNNNNNNNNNNNNNNNNNNNNNNNNNNNNNNNNNNNNNNNNNNNNNNNNNNNNNNNNNNNNNNNNNNNNNNNNNNNNNNNNNNNNNNNNNNNNNNNNNNNNNNNNNNNNNNNNNNNNNNNNNNNNNNNNNNNNNNNNNNNNNNNNNNNNNNNNNNNNNNNNNNNNNNNNNNNNNNNNNNNNNNNNNNNNNNNNNNNNNNNNNNNNNNNNNNNNNNNNNNNNNNNNNNNNNNNNNNNNNNNNNNNNNNNNNNNNNNNNNNNNNNNNNNNNNNNNNNNNNNNNNNNNNNNNNNNNNNNNNNNNNNNNNNNNNNNNNNNNNNNNNNNNNNNNNNNNNNNNNNNNNNNNNNNNNNNNNNNNNNNNNNNNNNNNNNNNNNNNNNNNNNNNNNNNNNNNNNNNNNNNNNNNNNNNNNNNNNNNNNNNNNNNNNNNNNNNNNNNNNNNNNNNNNNNNNNNNNNNNNNNNNNNNNNNNNNNNNNNNNNNNNNNNNNNNNNNNNNNNNNNNNNNNNNNNNNNNNNNNNNNNNNNNNNNNNNNNNNNNNNNNNNNNNNNNNNNNNNNNNNNNNNNNNNNNNNNNNNNNNNNNNNNNNNNNNNNNNNNNNNNNNNNNNNNNNNNNNNNNNNNNNNNNNNNNNNNNNNNNNNNNNNNNNNNNNNNNNNNNNNNNNNNNNNNNNNNNNNNNNNNNNNNNNNNNNNNNNNNNNNNNNNNNNNNNNNNNNNNNNNNNNNNNNNNNNNNNNNNNNNNNNNNNNNNNNNNNNNNNNNNNNNNNNNNNNNNNNNNNNNNNNNNNNNNNNNNNNNNNNNNNNNNNNNNNNNNNNNNNNNNNNNNNNNNNNNNNNNNNNNNNNNNNNNNNNNNNNNNNNNNNNNNNNNNNNNNNNNNNNNNNNNNNNNNNNNNNNNNNNNNNNNNNNNNNNNNNNNNNNNNNNNNNNNNNNNNNNNNNNNNNNNNNNNNNNNNNNNNNNNNNNNNNNNNNNNNNNNNNNNNNNNNNNNNNNNNNNNNNNNNNNNNNNNNNNNNNNNNNNNNNNNNNNNNNNNNNNNNNNNNNNNNNNNNNNNNNNNNNNNNNNNNNNNNNNNNNNNNNNNNNNNNNNNNNNNNNNNNNNNNNNNNNNNNNNNNNNNNNNNNNNNNNNNNNNNNNNNNNNNNNNNNNNNNNNNNNNNNNNNNNNNNNNNNNNNNNNNNNNNNNNNNNNNNNNNNNNNNNNNNNNNNNNNNNNNNNNNNNNNNNNNNNNNNNNNNNNNNNNNNNNNNNNNNNNNNNNNNNNNNNNNNNNNNNNNNNNNNNNNNNNNNNNNNNNNNNNNNNNNNNNNNNNNNNNNNNNNNNNNNNNNNNNNNNNNNNNNNNNNNNNNNNNNNNNNNNNNNNNNNNNNNNNNNNNNNNNNNNNNNNNNNNNNNNNNNNNNNNNNNNNNNNNNNNNNNNNNNNNNNNNNNNNNNNNNNNNNNNNNNNNNNNNNNNNNNNNNNNNNNNNNNNNNNNNNNNNNNNNNNNNNNNNNNNNNNNNNNNNNNNNNNNNNNNNNNNNNNNNNNNNNNNNNNNNNNNNNNNNNNNNNNNNNNNNNNNNNNNNNNNNNNNNNNNNNNNNNNNNNNNNNNNNNNNNNNNNNNNNNNNNNNNNNNNNNNNNNNNNNNNNNNNNNNNNNNNNNNNNNNNNNNNNNNNNNNNNNNNNNNNNNNNNNNNNNNNNNNNNNNNNNNNNNNNNNNNNNNNNNNNNNNNNNNNNNNNNNNNNNNNNNNNNNNNNNNNNNNNNNNNNNNNNNNNNNNNNNNNNNNNNNNNNNNNNNNNNNNNNNNNNNNNNNNNNNNNNNNNNNNNNNNNNNNNNNNNNNNNNNNNNNNNNNNNNNNNNNNNNNNNNNNNNNNNNNNNNNNNNNNNNNNNNNNNNNNNNNNNNNNNNNNNNNNNNNNNNNNNNNNNNNNNNNNNNNNNNNNNNNNNNNNNNNNNNNNNNNNNNNNNNNNNNNNNNNNNNNNNNNNNNNNNNNNNNNNNNNNNNNNNNNNNNNNNNNNNNNNNNNNNNNNNNNNNNNNNNNNNNNNNNNNNNNNNNNNNNNNNNNNNNNNNNNNNNNNNNNNNNNNNNNNNNNNNNNNNNNNNNNNNNNNNNNNNNNNNNNNNNNNNNNNNNNNNNNNNNNNNNNNNNNNNNNNNNNNNNNNNNNNNNNNNNNNNNNNNNNNNNNNNNNNNNNNNNNNNNNNNNNNNNNNNNNNNNNNNNNNNNNNNNNNNNNNNNNNNNNNNNNNNNNNNNNNNNNNNNNNNNNNNNNNNNNNNNNNNNNNNNNNNNNNNNNNNNNNNNNNNNNNNNNNNNNNNNNNNNNNNNNNNNNNNNNNNNNNNNNNNNNNNNNNNNNNNNNNNNNNNNNNNNNNNNNNNNNNNNNNNNNNNNNNNNNNNNNNNNNNNNNNNNNNNNNNNNNNNNNNNNNNNNNNNNNNNNNNNNNNNNNNNNNNNNNNNNNNNNNNNNNNNNNNNNNNNNNNNNNNNNNNNNNNNNNNNNNNNNNNNNNNNNNNNNNNNNNNNNNNNNNNNNNNNNNNNNNNNNNNNNNNNNNNNNNNNNNNNNNNNNNNNNNNNNNNNNNNNNNNNNNNNNNNNNNNNNNNNNNNNNNNNNNNNNNNNNNNNNNNNNNNNNNNNNNNNNNNNNNNNNNNNNNNNNNNNNNNNNNNNNNNNNNNNNNNNNNNNNNNNNNNNNNNNNNNNNNNNNNNNNNNNNNNNNNNNNNNNNNNNNNNNNNNNNNNNNNNNNNNNNNNNNNNNNNNNNNNNNNNNNNNNNNNNNNNNNNNNNNNNNNNNNNNNNNNNNNNNNNNNNNNNNNNNNNNNNNNNNNNNNNNNNNNNNNNNNNNNNNNNNNNNNNNNNNNNNNNNNNNNNNNNNNNNNNNNNNNNNNNNNNNNNNNNNNNNNNNNNNNNNNNNNNNNNNNNNNNNNNNNNNNNNNNNNNNNNNNNNNNNNNNNNNNNNNNNNNNNNNNNNNNNNNNNNNNNNNNNNNNNNNNNNNNNNNNNNNNNNNNNNNNNNNNNNNNNNNNNNNNNNNNNNNNNNNNNNNNNNNNNNNNNNNNNNNNNNNNNNNNNNNNNNNNNNNNNNNNNNNNNNNNNNNNNNNNNNNNNNNNNNNNNNNNNNNNNNNNNNNNNNNNNNNNNNNNNNNNNNNNNNNNNNNNNNNNNNNNNNNNNNNNNNNNNNNNNNNNNNNNNNNNNNNNNNNNNNNNNNNNNNNNNNNNNNNNNNNNNNNNNNNNNNNNNNNNNNNNNNNNNNNNNNNNNNNNNNNNNNNNNNNNNNNNNNNNNNNNNNNNNNNNNNNNNNNNNNNNNNNNNNNNNNNNNNNNNNNNNNNNNNNNNNNNNNNNNNNNNNNNNNNNNNNNNNNNNNNNNNNNNNNNNNNNNNNNNNNNNNNNNNNNNNNNNNNNNNNNNNNNNNNNNNNNNNNNNNNNNNNNNNNNNNNNNNNNNNNNNNNNNNNNNNNNNNNNNNNNNNNNNNNNNNNNNNNNNNNNNNNNNNNNNNNNNNNNNNNNNNNNNNNNNNNNNNNNNNNNNNNNNNNNNNNNNNNNNNNNNNNNNNNNNNNNNNNNNNNNNNNNNNNNNNNNNNNNNNNNNNNNNNNNNNNNNNNNNNNNNNNNNNNNNNNNNNNNNNNNNNNNNNNNNNNNNNNNNNNNNNNNNNNNNNNNNNNNNNNNNNNNNNNNNNNNNNNNNNNNNNNNNNNNNNNNNNNNNNNNNNNNNNNNNNNNNNNNNNNNNNNNNNNNNNNNNNNNNNNNNNNNNNNNNNNNNNNNNNNNNNNNNNNNNNNNNNNNNNNNNNNNNNNNNNNNNNNNNNNNNNNNNNNNNNNNNNNNNNNNNNNNNNNNNNNNNNNNNNNNNNNNNNNNNNNNNNNNNNNNNNNNNNNNNNNNNNNNNNNNNNNNNNNNNNNNNNNNNNNNNNNNNNNNNNNNNNNNNNNNNNNNNNNNNNNNNNNNNNNNNNNNNNNNNNNNNNNNNNNNNNNNNNNNNNNNNNNNNNNNNNNNNNNNNNNNNNNNNNNNNNNNNNNNNNNNNNNNNNNNNNNNNNNNNNNNNNNNNNNNNNNNNNNNNNNNNNNNNNNNNNNNNNNNNNNNNNNNNNNNNNNNNNNNNNNNNNNNNNNNNNNNNNNNNNNNNNNNNNNNNNNNNNNNNNNNNNNNNNNNNNNNNNNNNNNNNNNNNNNNNNNNNNNNNNNNNNNNNNNNNNNNNNNNNNNNNNNNNNNNNNNNNNNNNNNNNNNNNNNNNNNNNNNNNNNNNNNNNNNNNNNNNNNNNNNNNNNNNNNNNNNNNNNNNNNNNNNNNNNNNNNNNNNNNNNNNNNNNNNNNNNNNNNNNNNNNNNNNNNNNNNNNNNNNNNNNNNNNNNNNNNNNNNNNNNNNNNNNNNNNNNNNNNNNNNNNNNNNNNNNNNNNNNNNNNNNNNNNNNNNNNNNNNNNNNNNNNNNNNNNNNNNNNNNNNNNNNNNNNNNNNNNNNNNNNNNNNNNNNNNNNNNNNNNNNNNNNNNNNNNNNNNNNNNNNNNNNNNNNNNNNNNNNNNNNNNNNNNNNNNNNNNNNNNNNNNNNNNNNNNNNNNNNNNNNNNNNNNNNNNNNNNNNNNNNNNNNNNNNNNNNNNNNNNNNNNNNNNNNNNNNNNNNNNNNNNNNNNNNNNNNNNNNNNNNNNNNNNNNNNNNNNNNNNNNNNNNNNNNNNNNNNNNNNNNNNNNNNNNNNNNNNNNNNNNNNNNNNNNNNNNNNNNNNNNNNNNNNNNNNNNNNNNNNNNNNNNNNNNNNNNNNNNNNNNNNNNNNNNNNNNNNNNNNNNNNNNNNNNNNNNNNNNNNNNNNNNNNNNNNNNNNNNNNNNNNNNNNNNNNNNNNNNNNNNNNNNNNNNNNNNNNNNNNNNNNNNNNNNNNNNNNNNNNNNNNNNNNNNNNNNNNNNNNNNNNNNNNNNNNNNNNNNNNNNNNNNNNNNNNNNNNNNNNNNNNNNNNNNNNNNNNNNNNNNNNNNNNNNNNNNNNNNNNNNNNNNNNNNNNNNNNNNNNNNNNNNNNNNNNNNNNNNNNNNNNNNNNNNNNNNNNNNNNNNNNNNNNNNNNNNNNNNNNNNNNNNNNNNNNNNNNNNNNNNNNNNNNNNNNNNNNNNNNNNNNNNNNNNNNNNNNNNNNNNNNNNNNNNNNNNNNNNNNNNNNNNNNNNNNNNNNNNNNNNNNNNNNNNNNNNNNNNNNNNNNNNNNNNNNNNNNNNNNNNNNNNNNNNNNNNNNNNNNNNNNNNNNNNNNNNNNNNNNNNNNNNNNNNNNNNNNNNNNNNNNNNNNNNNNNNNNNNNNNNNNNNNNNNNNNNNNNNNNNNNNNNNNNNNNNNNNNNNNNNNNNNNNNNNNNNNNNNNNNNNNNNNNNNNNNNNNNNNNNNNNNNNNNNNNNNNNNNNNNNNNNNNNNNNNNNNNNNNNNNNNNNNNNNNNNNNNNNNNNNNNNNNNNNNNNNNNNNNNNNNNNNNNNNNNNNNNNNNNNNNNNNNNNNNNNNNNNNNNNNNNNNNNNNNNNNNNNNNNNNNNNNNNNNNNNNNNNNNNNNNNNNNNNNNNNNNNNNNNNNNNNNNNNNNNNNNNNNNNNNNNNNNNNNNNNNNNNNNNNNNNNNNNNNNNNNNNNNNNNNNNNNNNNNNNNNNNNNNNNNNNNNNNNNNNNNNNNNNNNNNNNNNNNNNNNNNNNNNNNNNNNNNNNNNNNNNNNNNNNNNNNNNNNNNNNNNNNNNNNNNNNNNNNNNNNNNNNNNNNNNNNNNNNNNNNNNNNNNNNNNNNNNNNNNNNNNNNNNNNNNNNNNNNNNNNNNNNNNNNNNNNNNNNNNNNNNNNNNNNNNNNNNNNNNNNNNNNNNNNNNNNNNNNNNNNNNNNNNNNNNNNNNNNNNNNNNNNNNNNNNNNNNNNNNNNNNNNNNNNNNNNNNNNNNNNNNNNNNNNNNNNNNNNNNNNNNNNNNNNNNNNNNNNNNNNNNNNNNNNNNNNNNNNNNNNNNNNNNNNNNNNNNNNNNNNNNNNNNNNNNNNNNNNNNNNNNNNNNNNNNNNNNNNNNNNNNNNNNNNNNNNNNNNNNNNNNNNNNNNNNNNNNNNNNNNNNNNNNNNNNNNNNNNNNNNNNNNNNNNNNNNNNNNNNNNNNNNNNNNNNNNNNNNNNNNNNNNNNNNNNNNNNNNNNNNNNNNNNNNNNNNNNNNNNNNNNNNNNNNNNNNNNNNNNNNNNNNNNNNNNNNNNNNNNNNNNNNNNNNNNNNNNNNNNNNNNNNNNNNNNNNNNNNNNNNNNNNNNNNNNNNNNNNNNNNNNNNNNNNNNNNNNNNNNNNNNNNNNNNNNNNNNNNNNNNNNNNNNNNNNNNNNNNNNNNNNNNNNNNNNNNNNNNNNNNNNNNNNNNNNNNNNNNNNNNNNNNNNNNNNNNNNNNNNNNNNNNNNNNNNNNNNNNNNNNNNNNNNNNNNNNNNNNNNNNNNNNNNNNNNNNNNNNNNNNNNNNNNNNNNNNNNNNNNNNNNNNNNNNNNNNNNNNNNNNNNNNNNNNNNNNNNNNNNNNNNNNNNNNNNNNNNNNNNNNNNNNNNNNNNNNNNNNNNNNNNNNNNNNNNNNNNNNNNNNNNNNNNNNNNNNNNNNNNNNNNNNNNNNNNNNNNNNNNNNNNNNNNNNNNNNNNNNNNNNNNNNNNNNNNNNNNNNNNNNNNNNNNNNNNNNNNNNNNNNNNNNNNNNNNNNNNNNNNNNNNNNNNNNNNNNNNNNNNNNNNNNNNNNNNNNNNNNNNNNNNNNNNNNNNNNNNNNNNNNNNNNNNNNNNNNNNNNNNNNNNNNNNNNNNNNNNNNNNNNNNNNNNNNNNNNNNNNNNNNNNNNNNNNNNNNNNNNNNNNNNNNNNNNNNNNNNNNNNNNNNNNNNNNNNNNNNNNNNNNNNNNNNNNNNNNNNNNNNNNNNNNNNNNNNNNNNNNNNNNNNNNNNNNNNNNNNNNNNNNNNNNNNNNNNNNNNNNNNNNNNNNNNNNNNNNNNNNNNNNNNNNNNNNNNNNNNNNNNNNNNNNNNNNNNNNNNNNNNNNNNNNNNNNNNNNNNNNNNNNNNNNNNNNNNNNNNNNNNNNNNNNNNNNNNNNNNNNNNNNNNNNNNNNNNNNNNNNNNNNNNNNNNNNNNNNNNNNNNNNNNNNNNNNNNNNNNNNNNNNNNNNNNNNNNNNNNNNNNNNNNNNNNNNNNNNNNNNNNNNNNNNNNNNNNNNNNNNNNNNNNNNNNNNNNNNNNNNNNNNNNNNNNNNNNNNNNNNNNNNNNNNNNNNNNNNNNNNNNNNNNNNNNNNNNNNNNNNNNNNNNNNNNNNNNNNNNNNNNNNNNNNNNNNNNNNNNNNNNNNNNNNNNNNNNNNNNNNNNNNNNNNNNNNNNNNNNNNNNNNNNNNNNNNNNNNNNNNNNNNNNNNNNNNNNNNNNNNNNNNNNNNNNNNNNNNNNNNNNNNNNNNNNNNNNNNNNNNNNNNNNNNNNNNNNNNNNNNNNNNNNNNNNNNNNNNNNNNNNNNNNNNNNNNNNNNNNNNNNNNNNNNNNNNNNNNNNNNNNNNNNNNNNNNNNNNNNNNNNNNNNNNNNNNNNNNNNNNNNNNNNNNNNNNNNNNNNNNNNNNNNNNNNNNNNNNNNNNNNNNNNNNNNNNNNNNNNNNNNNNNNNNNNNNNNNNNNNNNNNNNNNNNNNNNNNNNNNNNNNNNNNNNNNNNNNNNNNNNNNNNNNNNNNNNNNNNNNNNNNNNNNNNNNNNNNNNNNNNNNNNNNNNNNNNNNNNNNNNNNNNNNNNNNNNNNNNNNNNNNNNNNNNNNNNNNNNNNNNNNNNNNNNNNNNNNNNNNNNNNNNNNNNNNNNNNNNNNNNNNNNNNNNNNNNNNNNNNNNNNNNNNNNNNNNNNNNNNNNNNNNNNNNNNNNNNNNNNNNNNNNNNNNNNNNNNNNNNNNNNNNNNNNNNNNNNNNNNNNNNNNNNNNNNNNNNNNNNNNNNNNNNNNNNNNNNNNNNNNNNNNNNNNNNNNNNNNNNNNNNNNNNNNNNNNNNNNNNNNNNNNNNNNNNNNNNNNNNNNNNNNNNNNNNNNNNNNNNNNNNNNNNNNNNNNNNNNNNNNNNNNNNNNNNNNNNNNNNNNNNNNNNNNNNNNNNNNNNNNNNNNNNNNNNNNNNNNNNNNNNNNNNNNNNNNNNNNNNNNNNNNNNNNNNNNNNNNNNNNNNNNNNNNNNNNNNNNNNNNNNNNNNNNNNNNNNNNNNNNNNNNNNNNNNNNNNNNNNNNNNNNNNNNNNNNNNNNNNNNNNNNNNNNNNNNNNNNNNNNNNNNNNNNNNNNNNNNNNNNNNNNNNNNNNNNNNNNNNNNNNNNNNNNNNNNNNNNNNNNNNNNNNNNNNNNNNNNNNNNNNNNNNNNNNNNNNNNNNNNNNNNNNNNNNNNNNNNNNNNNNNNNNNNNNNNNNNNNNNNNNNNNNNNNNNNNNNNNNNNNNNNNNNNNNNNNNNNNNNNNNNNNNNNNNNNNNNNNNNNNNNNNNNNNNNNNNNNNNNNNNNNNNNNNNNNNNNNNNNNNNNNNNNNNNNNNNNNNNNNNNNNNNNNNNNNNNNNNNNNNNNNNNNNNNNNNNNNNNNNNNNNNNNNNNNNNNNNNNNNNNNNNNNNNNNNNNNNNNNNNNNNNNNNNNNNNNNNNNNNNNNNNNNNNNNNNNNNNNNNNNNNNNNNNNNNNNNNNNNNNNNNNNNNNNNNNNNNNNNNNNNNNNNNNNNNNNNNNNNNNNNNNNNNNNNNNNNNNNNNNNNNNNNNNNNNNNNNNNNNNNNNNNNNNNNNNNNNNNNNNNNNNNNNNNNNNNNNNNNNNNNNNNNNNNNNNNNNNNNNNNNNNNNNNNNNNNNNNNNNNNNNNNNNNNNNNNNNNNNNNNNNNNNNNNNNNNNNNNNNNNNNNNNNNNNNNNNNNNNNNNNNNNNNNNNNNNNNNNNNNNNNNNNNNNNNNNNNNNNNNNNNNNNNNNNNNNNNNNNNNNNNNNNNNNNNNNNNNNNNNNNNNNNNNNNNNNNNNNNNNNNNNNNNNNNNNNNNNNNNNNNNNNNNNNNNNNNNNNNNNNNNNNNNNNNNNNNNNNNNNNNNNNNNNNNNNNNNNNNNNNNNNNNNNNNNNNNNNNNNNNNNNNNNNNNNNNNNNNNNNNNNNNNNNNNNNNNNNNNNNNNNNNNNNNNNNNNNNNNNNNNNNNNNNNNNNNNNNNNNNNNNNNNNNNNNNNNNNNNNNNNNNNNNNNNNNNNNNNNNNNNNNNNNNNNNNNNNNNNNNNNNNNNNNNNNNNNNNNNNNNNNNNNNNNNNNNNNNNNNNNNNNNNNNNNNNNNNNNNNNNNNNNNNNNNNNNNNNNNNNNNNNNNNNNNNNNNNNNNNNNNNNNNNNNNNNNNNNNNNNNNNNNNNNNNNNNNNNNNNNNNNNNNNNNNNNNNNNNNNNNNNNNNNNNNNNNNNNNNNNNNNNNNNNNNNNNNNNNNNNNNNNNNNNNNNNNNNNNNNNNNNNNNNNNNNNNNNNNNNNNNNNNNNNNNNNNNNNNNNNNNNNNNNNN
The genomic region above belongs to Arachis duranensis cultivar V14167 chromosome 3, aradu.V14167.gnm2.J7QH, whole genome shotgun sequence and contains:
- the LOC107477816 gene encoding tricyclene synthase EBOS, chloroplastic (The sequence of the model RefSeq protein was modified relative to this genomic sequence to represent the inferred CDS: added 682 bases not found in genome assembly), whose amino-acid sequence is MLLNSSSSIISNVHLAKHNEPVEPLISNHRIINSSRIRCVATTTAVVPPRKSANYQPNLWTFDFLQSLKHDYSDSIYEDLNGNLKEKVRRMIKQKEDNGEIWRHKLDLVNDVKRLGLSYHFEKEIEETLDRFVSSSGKFVNTNNLHETALSFRLLREYGYDVSPDVFEKFKDKKNNFKKSLTKDVKGMLSLYEASFLGYEGETILDEAKSFTTFHLKNLIINDENNVLLEQVKHALELPLHHRIQRLEARWYIEAYEKRRDANRILLEAAKLDFNVVQSTLQKDLQEISRWWKQVGVASKLSFSRDRLMECFFWTVGMAFEPHFSDLRKGLTKVTSFIIIIDDVYDVYGTLDELELFTAAVESWDIKAVQVLPDYMRICFLALYNTVNELAYDVLYKQGLDILPYLTRTWSDMLKAFLIEAKWCKEKNIPKFEEYLNNAWVSVSGVVILTHAYFLLNHNITKESLDSLHNYHDLLRGPSTIFRLCNDLGTSQAELQRGEAASSIICYMRENGASEECAHKYINNVLDETWKKMNKDRVTNSPFSKSFIETAMNLGRISQCTYQYGDAHGAPDASAKNRIRSLIIEPVSL